One Malania oleifera isolate guangnan ecotype guangnan chromosome 10, ASM2987363v1, whole genome shotgun sequence genomic region harbors:
- the LOC131166059 gene encoding histone-lysine N-methyltransferase, H3 lysine-9 specific SUVH1-like produces the protein MEGGSGPSYVPPATAFDKSRILDVRPLRSLVPVFPSSTQAPPFICAPPCGPFPPGFSPFYPFSMPQGPQPSPEPQQQTPPMRTTNQEGGFPHTNPMQTPPGPMPTPIRSFRAPDTVAPPHRAWASNGDAGSSMEASREMGMPSPNQCVNLEKSAGQTMNEDGFFDSQKRAAPHLRGSYALHKKTKRSQDVAFSADGDKGSGNNYLCAINSLQRDEGDSELVGYILMTFDALRRRLCQLDDAKEAPSGGIRRMDLKAGNILMSKGVRTNMRKRIGDVPGVEIGDIFFFRMELCLVGLHAQSMAGIDYMVIKGDLEEDPFAVSIVSSGGYDDEAEDRDVLIYSGQGGNFNRKDRQAADQKLERGNLALERSLRRENDVRVIRGMKDAVSPSARVYVYDGLYTIHDSWMEKGKSGCNIFKYKLVRKPGQPGAFAIWKTIQKWKEGFASRAGLILPDLTSGAESIPVSLVNDVDDERGPAYFTYFPTLKYSKSFSLTQPSYGCNCHNACLPGDLNCSCIRKNGGDYPYTSNGILVSRKPMVYECGPTCPCFPNCKNRVSQTGLKVRLEVFKTKDRGWGLRSWDPIRAGTFICEYAGEVIDKAKVKLERDEGENDEYIFDTTRVYENIFKWNYEPGLLDEESSGASNENYKIPFPLIISAKNVGNVARFMNHSCSANVFWQPLIYEHNNESFLHIAFFAIKHIPPMRELTYDYGIPQSEKCDLEGNIIPRRRKKCLCGSAKCRGYYS, from the coding sequence ATGGAAGGAGGCTCAGGTCCGAGCTATGTTCCTCCTGCAACTGCTTTTGATAAGTCTAGAATTTTGGATGTGAGGCCCTTGCGTAGTTTGGTCCCTGTGTTCCCCTCATCTACACAAGCGCCTCCCTTCATCTGTGCGCCACCTTGTGGCCCTTTCCCTCCTGGGTTCAGTCCATTTTACCCATTCAGCATGCCGCAGGGACCTCAACCCTCGCCTGAACCTCAGCAACAAACACCACCAATGAGAACTACAAACCAAGAGGGAGGTTTTCCGCATACCAATCCCATGCAAACTCCACCTGGTCCAATGCCAACTCCCATTCGATCTTTCAGAGCTCCAGATACTGTGGCGCCGCCCCATCGTGCGTGGGCTTCTAATGGTGATGCAGGGTCATCAATGGAAGCCTCTAGAGAGATGGGTATGCCATCTCCAAATCAATGTGTGAATCTGGAGAAGTCTGCTGGGCAGACAATGAATGAAGATGGATTTTTTGATAGCCAGAAGCGGGCAGCTCCTCATCTGCGTGGTTCCTATGCGTTGCACAAAAAGACAAAGAGAAGCCAGGATGTAGCCTTTTCAGCTGATGGTGACAAGGGGTCTGGTAATAATTATCTTTGTGCTATAAACTCATTGCAGAGAGATGAAGGTGACAGTGAATTAGTTGGTTATATACTCATGACATTTGATGCCCTTCGGAGACGGCTTTGCCAACTTGATGATGCTAAGGAAGCACCGAGTGGGGGTATCAGGCGCATGGATTTAAAAGCTGGAAATATCTTGATGAGCAAAGGGGTAAGGACAAACATGAGGAAGAGAATTGGTGATGTTCCTGGAGTGGAGATTGGAGACATTTTCTTTTTCCGGATGGAGTTGTGTTTGGTGGGATTACATGCACAGTCTATGGCTGGGATTGATTACATGGTTATCAAGGGGGATCTGGAAGAAGATCCTTTTGCTGTAAGCATCGTTTCTTCAGGAGGATATGATGACGAAGCAGAGGATAGGGATGTTTTGATTTACAGTGGCCAGGGTGGGAACTTTAACAGGAAAGATAGGCAAGCAGCAGATCAGAAACTTGAAAGGGGTAATCTTGCTCTAGAGAGAAGCTTGCGAAGGGAAAATGATGTTAGAGTTATTCGGGGCATGAAAGATGCAGTTAGTCCCTCTGCAAGGGTCTATGTCTATGATGGGCTTTATACAATCCATGATTCTTGGATGGAGAAAGGGAAATCAGGTTGTAATATTTTCAAGTATAAATTAGTGAGGAAACCTGGGCAGCCCGGTGCTTTTGCCATTTGGAAAACAATTCAGAAATGGAAGGAAGGATTTGCATCTAGGGCTGGACTTATCCTCCCTGATCTTACTTCTGGGGCTGAAAGTATACCGGTGTCGCTTGTAAATGATGTTGATGATGAGAGAGGGCCTGCTTATTTCACCTACTTTCCTACTCTTAAATACTCAAAATCATTCAGCTTAACACAACCTTCTTATGGCTGCAACTGTCATAATGCGTGTCTCCCAGGTGATCTCAATTGCTCTTGCATTCGGAAGAATGGGGGTGATTACCCATACACCTCCAATGGGATTCTAGTGAGCCGGAAGCCAATGGTATATGAGTGTGGTCCTACTTGCCCATGCTTTCCTAATTGCAAGAACCGAGTTTCTCAAACAGGTCTAAAAGTTCGCTTGGAAGTATTTAAAACGAAGGATAGGGGTTGGGGATTGCGGTCATGGGATCCTATTCGGGCTGGTACTTTCATTTGTGAATATGCTGGTGAAGTCATAGATAAAGCCAAAGTAAAACTGGAACGAGATGAAGGTGAAAATGATGAATACATTTTTGATACAACCCgtgtttatgaaaatatattcaagTGGAATTATGAGCCTGGGTTATTAGATGAGGAGAGCTCTGGTGCCTCCAATGAGAACTACAAGATCCCATTCCCCCTAATAATAAGTGCAAAAAATGTTGGAAATGTTGCTCGATTTATGAATCATAGTTGCTCTGCTAACGTATTTTGGCAACCACTTATATATGAACACAATAATGAATCATTTCTCCATATTGCATTTTTCGCAATCAAGCACATTCCTCCTATGAGAGAGTTGACATATGATTATGGGATTCCGCAATCTGAAAAATGTGATCTCGAGGGTAATATTATCCCCAGGAGGAGGAAAAAATGTTTATGTGGGTCAGCAAAATGCAGGGGCTACTACAGTTGA